One segment of Setaria viridis chromosome 4, Setaria_viridis_v4.0, whole genome shotgun sequence DNA contains the following:
- the LOC117853785 gene encoding beta-1,2-xylosyltransferease XAX1 yields the protein MASSTAYSRPSKPPGPVAGDRRGPRLAKELGRIEPKKLGIGLVAGCCLALLTYLSFARLFAIYSPVFDSSALVLKNAPPATTTVPATEAPPVQPKTEVEQKDVTDPEVDPNLANLPEATRKEELKEAPATKPAAAATEAKITCDENGVDEGFPYARPPVCELAGDIRISPKEKTMYFVNPSGAGPFDANGEKKIRPFARKDAFLLPGVVEVTIKSVSSAEAAPQCTRRHGVPVVVFSVAGYTDNFFHDNTDVLIPLFLTTAHLKGEVQLLITNFKPWWVHKFTPLLKKLSNYDVINFDKDEEVHCFRAGHLGMYRDRDLIISPHPTRNPHNYTMVDYNRFLRRAFGLPRDAPAVLGEETAAKPKMLIIERKGTRKLLNLREVSSMCEALGFAVTVAEAGADVRRFAERVNAADVLLAVHGAGLTNQIFLPTGAVLVQIVPWGKMDWMATNFYGQPARDMRLRYVEYYVSEEETTLKDKYPRDHYVFKDPMRIHGQGWPAIAEIIMKQDVMVNMTRFKPFLLKALDELQE from the exons ATGGCGTCGTCAACGGCGTACTCGCGGCCGTCCAAGCCGCCGGGACCGGTGGCCGGCGACCGGAGAGGGCCGCGGCTTGCCAAGGAACTCGGCAGGATCGAGCCCAAGAAGTTGGGCATCGGGCTGGTGGCCGGCTGCTGCCTTGCGCTGCTCACCTACCTGTCCTTTGCCAGGCTCTTCGCCATCTACTCGCCGGTTTTCG ATAGCTCGGCCTTGGTGTTGAAGAACGCGCCGCCGGCAACGACGACGGTGCCGGCAACAGAGGCCCCGCCGGTGCAGCCAAAGACCGAAGTGGAGCAGAAAGATGTTACTGACCCTGAGGTGGACCCCAACTTGGCCAACTTACCAGAGGCCACAAGAAAGGAAGAACTGAAGGAGGCCCCGGCGACGAAGCCAG CTGCTGCCGCTACGGAGGCCAAGATCACGTGCGACGAGAACGGCGTTGACGAGGGCTTCCCGTACGCGCGCCCGCCGGTGtgcgagctcgccggcgacaTCCGGATCAGTCCGAAGGAGAAAACCATGTACTTCGTTAACCCGTCGGGCGCTGGCCCCTTCGACGCCAACGGGGAGAAGAAGATTCGCCCGTTCGCCCGCAAGGACGCCTTCCTCCTCCCGGGTGTTGTGGAGGTCACGATCAAGTCCGTCTCCTCGGCCGAGGCCGCGCCGCAGTGCACGCGGCGGCACGGCGTCCCCGTGGTGGTCTTCTCCGTGGCTGGGTACACGGACAACTTCTTCCACGACAACACGGACGTGCTGATCCCGCTGTTCCTCACCACGGCGCACCTCAAGGGCGAGGTGCAGCTCCTCATCACCAACTTTAAGCCGTGGTGGGTGCACAAGTTCACGCCGCTGCTGAAGAAGCTCTCCAACTACGACGTGATCAACTTCGACAAGGACGAGGAGGTGCACTGCTTCCGGGCCGGCCACCTCGGGATGTACCGCGACCGCGACCTCATCATCTCCCCGCACCCGACGCGCAACCCGCACAACTACACCATGGTCGACTACAACCGGTTCCTCCGCCGCGCCTTCGGTCTGCCGCGCGACGCCCCGGCGGTGCTCGGTGAGGAGACCGCCGCCAAGCCCAAGATGCTCATCATCGAGCGCAAGGGCACGCGGAAGCTGCTCAACCTGCGGGAGGTGTCGTCGATGTGCGAGGCGCTCGGCTTCGCGGTGACCgtggcggaggccggcgcggaCGTGCGCCGCTTCGCGGAGCGCGTGAACGCGGCCGACGTGCTCCTGGCGGTGCACGGTGCCGGCCTGACGAACCAGATCTTCCTGCCGACGGGCGCCGTGCTGGTGCAGATCGTGCCGTGGGGGAAGATGGACTGGATGGCGACCAACTTCTACGGGCAGCCGGCGCGCGACATGCGCCTCCGGTACGTGGAGTACTACGTCTCGGAGGAGGAGACGACGCTCAAGGACAAATACCCCAGGGACCACTACGTGTTCAAGGACCCAATGCGCATCCACGGCCAGGGTTGGCCGGCGATCGCCGAGATCATCATGAAGCAGGATGTCATGGTCAACATGACAAGGTTCAAGCCGTTCTTGCTCAAGGCGCTCGACGAGTTGCAGGAGTAG